A single region of the Acidobacteriaceae bacterium genome encodes:
- a CDS encoding sensor domain-containing diguanylate cyclase, producing the protein MTNSRHPELMDSRQLDHLRVFHEVARALTANLELEPLLRAILSQMEEYFGPEQWSLLMLDEEANELYYALHAGIDTENIGDLRIKMGEGISGYVALTGNPLVIPDVTADPDWSVFARQHPEMHLLSIACLPLRHGGRTLGVLQLHNSKLDLLPEASISFLRVLCDYAAIALANARYVKLVQHLTITDDCTGLFNSRYLYTMLENEIAAENDPRVIPIKPHFSLLFLDLDHFKSVNDTHGHLVGSRLLAEVGNVIKRTLGPAHAGFRYGGDEFVALLRGLDKPAATEVAEKLREAIITNAFLSGEGLGLRLTASFGLATYPQDGDTLHSIIRSADTMMYHAKARGRDQIAIADPDSLASMPMSKTSRHATA; encoded by the coding sequence GTGACAAACAGTCGGCATCCCGAGCTAATGGACAGCAGGCAGCTGGACCACCTGCGCGTCTTCCACGAAGTTGCGCGTGCGCTGACGGCCAACCTTGAGTTGGAGCCGCTGCTGCGGGCGATTCTCTCGCAGATGGAAGAGTACTTCGGGCCTGAGCAGTGGTCGCTGCTCATGCTTGATGAAGAGGCCAACGAGCTCTACTACGCGCTCCACGCCGGCATCGATACAGAAAATATCGGGGACCTTCGCATAAAGATGGGCGAAGGCATCTCCGGTTACGTTGCACTCACGGGCAATCCGCTCGTGATCCCCGATGTGACCGCCGATCCGGACTGGTCCGTCTTCGCGCGTCAGCATCCGGAGATGCACCTGCTGTCGATCGCCTGCCTTCCGCTGCGCCACGGCGGACGCACGCTGGGCGTGCTGCAGTTGCACAACAGCAAGCTTGACCTGCTGCCGGAGGCGTCGATCTCGTTCCTTCGCGTGCTCTGCGACTACGCAGCGATCGCGCTGGCGAACGCGCGTTACGTCAAGCTGGTACAGCACCTGACCATCACGGACGACTGCACAGGGCTGTTCAACTCGCGCTATCTGTACACGATGCTCGAGAACGAGATCGCTGCGGAGAATGATCCGCGCGTTATCCCGATCAAGCCGCACTTCAGCCTGCTGTTTCTCGACCTCGATCATTTCAAGAGCGTGAACGACACGCACGGCCACCTGGTTGGCTCACGCCTGCTTGCAGAGGTCGGCAACGTGATCAAGCGCACACTTGGACCTGCACATGCCGGCTTCCGGTACGGCGGTGATGAGTTCGTCGCGCTGCTGCGCGGACTCGACAAACCCGCAGCGACCGAAGTGGCGGAGAAGCTTCGCGAAGCGATCATCACCAATGCCTTCCTGAGCGGCGAAGGGCTCGGGCTGCGGCTGACCGCAAGCTTCGGACTCGCGACGTATCCACAGGATGGAGATACGCTGCACTCGATCATTCGCTCCGCCGACACGATGATGTATCACGCCAAGGCGCGGGGTCGCGACCAAATTGCTATAGCTGATCCCGACTCGCTGGCGTCGATGCCGATGTCGAAGACCTCACGGCATGCCACGGCGTGA
- the moaA gene encoding GTP 3',8-cyclase MoaA has product MGFRKLHLKKYCFLMAAALPPILNPVQDPSPAFQAEPWSVRPDPAEPGTRLRDKHGRAITDLRLSVTDRCNYKCVYCRTGNEGAQYTELPIEEYSRMVRLFVSLGVEKVRLTGGEPLLRRGLVELIGEIAGMHAAFTPDPLDIALTTNGHLLAGMAKNLKRAGLNRVTVSMDAVDAETFARITRVPGSFERVRDGIRAAQDAGLGPVKVNAVLLRGFNDNQVEAFAEFSRAEGVIVRFIEWMPLEEDRTWTPEAVVRMDEIIHRLNHVRPLVALPANHASETARRFTFDDGIGEIGIIAPVSHPFCGHCSRIRVTSDGKVRTCLFSQSDHDLVGPMRSGANDDQLRERIRKIVDRKESRHHIGEPGFLKPSRSMVHIGG; this is encoded by the coding sequence ATGGGCTTCCGGAAACTGCATCTGAAGAAGTACTGTTTCCTTATGGCCGCTGCGCTGCCGCCCATCCTGAATCCGGTGCAAGACCCGAGCCCTGCCTTCCAGGCGGAGCCCTGGAGCGTTCGGCCGGATCCAGCCGAGCCTGGGACGAGGCTGCGCGATAAGCACGGGCGAGCCATCACCGACCTGCGGCTCTCCGTCACAGACCGCTGCAACTACAAGTGTGTCTACTGCCGCACCGGCAACGAGGGAGCCCAGTACACCGAGCTGCCGATCGAAGAGTACAGCAGGATGGTGCGGCTGTTCGTCTCTCTCGGCGTGGAAAAGGTGCGGCTCACCGGCGGCGAGCCACTGCTGCGCCGGGGCCTCGTCGAGCTCATCGGCGAGATCGCCGGCATGCACGCGGCTTTCACGCCCGATCCTCTCGACATCGCGCTGACCACCAACGGCCACCTGCTCGCCGGAATGGCGAAGAACCTCAAGCGCGCCGGGCTGAACCGCGTGACGGTCAGCATGGATGCCGTCGACGCCGAGACCTTTGCGCGTATCACGCGCGTTCCCGGCAGCTTCGAGCGTGTGCGTGATGGCATCCGCGCCGCGCAGGATGCGGGCCTCGGTCCGGTGAAGGTGAACGCGGTTCTGCTTCGCGGCTTCAATGACAACCAGGTCGAGGCCTTCGCGGAGTTCTCGCGCGCTGAAGGCGTCATCGTGCGCTTCATCGAGTGGATGCCGCTCGAAGAGGACCGCACCTGGACGCCGGAGGCCGTCGTACGCATGGACGAGATCATCCATCGTCTCAACCATGTACGCCCGCTCGTCGCACTGCCGGCAAATCACGCGTCCGAGACTGCGCGGCGGTTCACCTTCGACGACGGCATCGGGGAGATTGGAATCATCGCGCCTGTCTCCCATCCTTTCTGCGGACACTGCAGCCGCATTCGCGTCACATCAGACGGCAAAGTCAGGACGTGCCTCTTCTCGCAGAGTGACCACGATCTTGTGGGGCCGATGCGGAGCGGTGCGAACGATGATCAGTTGCGCGAACGCATTCGCAAGATTGTTGATCGCAAGGAGTCTCGGCATCACATCGGCGAGCCCGGCTTCCTGAAGCCGTCGCGATCCATGGTGCATATCGGCGGATAA
- a CDS encoding FmdB family zinc ribbon protein, with amino-acid sequence MPLYEYECKECGRRTEKIQKFSDAPLTVCPHCGGPIERTLTAPAVQFKGGGWYKDLYSSAKPAASSNGDTAKSGGETSKPAESTAPAKSSSESSGAGSSSSTSTSSTPATTSKS; translated from the coding sequence ATGCCGCTTTACGAGTACGAATGCAAAGAGTGCGGACGCCGCACCGAAAAGATCCAGAAGTTCTCCGACGCTCCGTTGACCGTATGCCCGCACTGCGGTGGCCCGATCGAGCGCACCCTGACCGCCCCTGCCGTCCAATTCAAGGGTGGCGGATGGTACAAGGACCTCTACTCTTCGGCGAAGCCGGCTGCGTCCTCGAACGGCGACACGGCCAAGTCGGGTGGTGAGACTTCCAAGCCGGCTGAGAGCACGGCCCCGGCGAAGAGCTCCAGTGAGAGCTCGGGTGCTGGCTCATCGAGTTCGACGTCGACATCATCGACGCCTGCGACCACGTCAAAGAGCTGA
- a CDS encoding glycoside hydrolase family 27 protein has product MLRRLLVLITVMLSALSAIAQSPASTPPMGWNSWDAYGLTITEAQFRANVEVLHDKLLPFGWRYGVIDEGWFFENPQDRPKPETLRYAIDQYGRYVPVPARFPSAVGKPMVFGDGYAGPKPRLAATIEETSFKPLADWVHAKGLLFGIHIVRGIPRASVERNLPIANSSFHAEDAADTSDACPWDPTNWGVKDNAAGQAWYDALLQQYADWGVDLLKVDCIADHPYKVSEIRQIRRAIDKTGRNMVLSLSPGPTNPSHATEVASLANMWRISNDFWDLWSGGNFADGFPQSLKGQFDRLATWSQFDFKPGQWPDADMLPLGELRPSPGWGDPRHTRLTPDEQKTLITLWSITQSPLILGANLTMLDRETLKLLTNRGVLDLDQYTSVRGKPVDGLATGDLRVWRVKLKPGLDYTPAFAVALFNLSDAPMKIDRPRTELGFSGEVKGPLAELFDVWAHTTLWRNDRVKLTIPPHGCVLLEGS; this is encoded by the coding sequence ATGCTCCGTCGGCTGTTGGTGCTCATTACTGTGATGCTCTCCGCGCTCTCCGCCATCGCGCAATCGCCCGCGTCCACTCCGCCGATGGGCTGGAACAGTTGGGACGCCTACGGGCTCACCATCACCGAAGCGCAGTTCCGCGCCAACGTCGAGGTCCTGCACGACAAGCTGCTGCCCTTCGGCTGGCGCTACGGAGTCATCGATGAGGGCTGGTTCTTCGAAAACCCGCAGGACAGGCCGAAGCCCGAGACGCTGCGGTATGCGATCGATCAGTACGGGAGGTATGTGCCCGTGCCGGCAAGGTTCCCGTCGGCTGTCGGAAAGCCAATGGTCTTTGGCGATGGATACGCGGGGCCGAAGCCTAGGCTCGCCGCGACCATCGAGGAGACAAGCTTCAAACCGCTCGCAGACTGGGTGCATGCGAAAGGTCTGCTGTTCGGCATTCACATCGTGCGCGGGATCCCACGCGCTTCGGTCGAACGCAACCTACCCATCGCCAACTCGAGCTTCCACGCCGAGGATGCAGCCGACACCAGCGACGCCTGCCCGTGGGACCCGACCAACTGGGGCGTGAAGGACAACGCTGCCGGCCAGGCCTGGTATGACGCCCTCCTCCAGCAGTACGCCGATTGGGGCGTCGACCTACTGAAGGTGGACTGCATCGCCGACCACCCTTACAAGGTCAGCGAGATCCGCCAGATTCGCAGAGCCATCGATAAGACCGGCAGAAACATGGTGCTCAGCCTCTCACCCGGCCCCACGAACCCCTCGCACGCCACCGAGGTCGCCTCGCTCGCCAACATGTGGCGCATCTCGAACGATTTCTGGGACCTCTGGAGCGGTGGCAACTTCGCCGATGGCTTCCCGCAGTCGCTCAAGGGCCAGTTCGACCGGCTCGCCACGTGGTCGCAGTTCGACTTCAAGCCCGGCCAGTGGCCCGACGCCGACATGCTCCCGCTCGGCGAACTGCGGCCCTCTCCCGGATGGGGCGATCCTCGCCACACCCGCCTGACACCGGACGAGCAGAAGACGCTGATCACTCTCTGGTCGATCACGCAAAGCCCTCTGATCCTTGGCGCGAATTTGACGATGCTCGATCGAGAGACCCTGAAGCTGCTGACGAATCGCGGAGTTTTGGACCTCGATCAATACACATCGGTGCGCGGCAAACCTGTGGACGGCCTCGCAACCGGCGATCTGCGCGTGTGGCGAGTTAAATTGAAGCCGGGTTTGGATTACACACCGGCGTTTGCTGTGGCCTTATTCAACCTGAGCGACGCTCCGATGAAGATCGACCGCCCGCGCACTGAGCTTGGTTTCTCGGGCGAGGTCAAGGGCCCACTTGCGGAGCTGTTCGATGTCTGGGCACACACTACCTTGTGGCGCAACGACCGTGTGAAGCTCACCATTCCACCCCACGGCTGCGTGCTGCTGGAGGGGAGCTAG
- the ruvB gene encoding Holliday junction branch migration DNA helicase RuvB, with translation MPAPFQIPQRKSGSKDRAENADRIVSAGPVDDDSQFELKLRPKRLAEFIGQSKAKEQLSIALEAAKARGEALDHVLIFGPPGLGKTTLATIIANELEVAFQQTSGPALQIQGDLTAILTNLREKQVLFLDEIHRLQPVLEEKLYTALEDYQMDIIIGQGPSARTHTLELKPFTLVGATTRPGLLSSPLRSRFGILLRLEFYTEDDLRFIVTRSAEVLGVPIDEDGAAEIAVRSRGTPRIANRLLRRVRDFAEVRAAGRIDRETAMRALELLEVDAHGFDELDRRLLRTIIEKYDGGPVGLNTLAAALAEEQDALEEVYEPFLIQIGFLDRTPRGRVATRRAYEHLGIEMPRRNPPAPTLFQ, from the coding sequence GTGCCCGCTCCGTTCCAGATTCCGCAACGAAAATCCGGATCGAAGGACCGCGCCGAGAACGCGGACCGTATTGTCTCGGCCGGTCCGGTCGACGACGACTCCCAGTTTGAACTCAAGCTGCGGCCCAAGCGTCTGGCGGAATTCATCGGCCAGTCCAAGGCCAAGGAGCAGCTCTCCATCGCGCTCGAAGCCGCCAAAGCCCGCGGCGAAGCCCTCGATCACGTCCTCATCTTCGGCCCACCCGGTCTCGGCAAGACCACGCTGGCGACGATCATCGCGAACGAGCTCGAGGTCGCCTTCCAGCAAACCTCCGGTCCGGCGCTGCAGATCCAGGGTGATCTGACCGCCATCCTCACCAACCTGCGCGAAAAGCAGGTGCTCTTTCTGGACGAGATTCACCGTCTCCAGCCCGTCCTCGAGGAAAAGCTGTACACCGCGCTCGAGGACTACCAGATGGACATCATCATCGGGCAGGGGCCGAGCGCGCGCACGCACACCCTGGAGCTGAAGCCGTTCACGCTGGTAGGCGCAACCACGCGGCCCGGCCTGCTGAGCTCGCCGCTGCGGTCGCGCTTCGGAATTCTGCTGCGGCTCGAGTTCTATACCGAGGACGATCTGCGCTTCATCGTCACGCGCTCGGCTGAAGTTCTTGGTGTGCCGATCGATGAAGACGGGGCGGCCGAAATTGCAGTGCGCTCCCGCGGAACCCCACGTATCGCAAATCGCCTGCTCCGCCGCGTGCGCGACTTCGCCGAGGTGCGTGCCGCCGGCCGCATCGACCGCGAGACCGCGATGCGCGCGCTTGAACTGCTCGAGGTCGACGCGCATGGCTTCGATGAGCTCGACCGCCGCCTGCTGCGAACAATCATTGAGAAGTACGACGGCGGCCCGGTAGGCCTGAACACCCTGGCGGCCGCGCTCGCCGAAGAGCAGGACGCGCTCGAAGAGGTTTACGAGCCGTTCCTGATTCAGATTGGCTTCCTCGACCGCACGCCTCGCGGACGCGTCGCGACGCGCCGGGCATACGAGCACCTCGGCATCGAGATGCCGCGCCGTAACCCGCCAGCTCCGACGCTCTTCCAGTAA
- a CDS encoding A/G-specific adenine glycosylase, with protein MITRTPVPNPLTRRTPRPRSGESVAANLSGARPAPPALPFEAEPFRRALLSWYRQHARDLPWRGIRNPYGTWLSEIMLQQTRVATVVERYNEFMRRFPTLEALAEASEEDVLALWSGLGYYRRAHLLHRAAQFVQREFRGRLPRTAHGLRTLPGVGEYTAAAIASIAFGESVAVLDGNVERVLLRILGLAEDRSGKARARLSAAAQTLVPPPAKRKERSNPPGDHNQAMMELGATICLPRQPLCLECPVMSFCRTRGEHATASRDKPQSRIVAHLLTLRKRGTATEVLLLRRPPDAALMPKMLELPPLPLEATDGREPVLRLRHSITNTNYYVQIFAESAPGVAPHAIHVAGEEESELSGSGDDELVSITTNPRPSADGAARKVYEEGLFVPEDADIPGIDADPRLTAPEGALLSQIPASKSDLEWMPTSRLAFLPLTGLTRKVLQRLGVMSLPRLQIS; from the coding sequence ATGATCACGCGCACGCCTGTACCCAATCCGCTGACCCGTCGCACACCCCGCCCCCGTTCCGGCGAGAGTGTCGCTGCAAATCTATCTGGTGCGCGGCCTGCACCGCCCGCCCTCCCGTTTGAGGCCGAGCCCTTCCGCCGCGCGCTCCTCTCCTGGTATCGGCAGCATGCGCGCGACCTTCCCTGGCGCGGCATCCGCAATCCTTACGGAACGTGGCTCTCCGAGATCATGCTGCAGCAGACGCGGGTCGCCACGGTCGTCGAACGCTACAACGAATTCATGCGCCGCTTTCCCACCCTGGAAGCGCTTGCCGAGGCGAGCGAAGAGGACGTCCTCGCGCTCTGGAGCGGTCTGGGCTATTACCGCCGCGCTCACCTCCTGCATCGCGCCGCGCAGTTCGTTCAGCGCGAGTTCCGCGGACGTCTCCCGCGCACTGCGCACGGTCTGCGCACGCTGCCCGGTGTCGGCGAATACACCGCGGCCGCCATCGCCAGCATTGCCTTCGGTGAATCCGTCGCCGTGCTGGATGGAAACGTCGAGCGCGTCCTGCTGCGCATCCTCGGCCTCGCTGAAGATCGCTCCGGCAAAGCGCGCGCTCGTCTTTCCGCGGCCGCGCAGACGCTCGTCCCTCCGCCCGCTAAGAGGAAGGAGCGCAGCAACCCTCCCGGCGACCACAACCAGGCCATGATGGAGCTCGGCGCCACAATCTGCCTGCCGCGCCAGCCGCTGTGCCTCGAGTGCCCGGTGATGAGCTTCTGCCGCACGCGCGGCGAGCATGCTACGGCCTCGCGCGACAAGCCGCAGAGCCGCATCGTCGCCCACCTGCTCACGCTTCGCAAGCGCGGCACCGCAACCGAGGTCCTGCTGTTGCGCCGCCCGCCCGACGCCGCGCTGATGCCGAAGATGCTGGAGCTGCCGCCGCTTCCGCTGGAGGCCACTGATGGACGCGAACCCGTGCTGCGCCTCCGCCACTCCATCACCAACACCAACTACTACGTCCAGATCTTCGCGGAGAGCGCGCCTGGAGTCGCTCCGCACGCGATCCATGTCGCCGGCGAAGAGGAGTCCGAATTATCCGGGTCCGGGGATGACGAGCTGGTCTCGATTACGACCAATCCTCGGCCCTCCGCGGATGGCGCGGCGAGGAAGGTCTACGAAGAAGGCCTGTTTGTACCCGAGGATGCGGACATCCCGGGAATCGATGCCGACCCGCGCCTCACTGCTCCTGAAGGTGCGCTGCTCAGCCAGATTCCGGCCAGCAAGTCTGACCTGGAGTGGATGCCAACGTCGCGGCTGGCCTTTCTGCCGCTCACCGGCCTGACACGCAAGGTGCTTCAGCGGCTGGGCGTGATGAGCCTCCCACGGCTGCAGATCAGTTGA
- a CDS encoding YdeI/OmpD-associated family protein, with protein sequence MAPTQVKSPPSRKAAGPVAHNSFYSPRVDAYIASAAPFAQPILTHIRELVHKALPDVEEDIKWSMPFFIYRGLMLGNMAAFKQHCSFGLWGKEAAADLREDGLYDRKAMGVLGKLTSVKDLPSDREFTKYIRSAAAEIETGARTQNYSRPRNAAPKPPPEVPPALTAALKKNKAAATQFAAMPPGCQREYCEWISEAKRDETRDKRVATAVEWISEGKRRNWKYENC encoded by the coding sequence ATGGCTCCCACCCAAGTGAAGTCCCCGCCTTCGCGCAAGGCGGCCGGGCCGGTTGCGCACAACAGCTTCTATTCACCCAGAGTCGATGCGTACATCGCGTCCGCGGCTCCCTTCGCGCAACCAATCCTCACGCATATCCGCGAGCTCGTTCACAAAGCGCTCCCGGATGTCGAAGAAGACATCAAGTGGTCCATGCCATTCTTCATCTATCGAGGGCTCATGCTCGGCAACATGGCCGCTTTCAAGCAACACTGCAGCTTCGGTCTATGGGGCAAGGAAGCCGCCGCCGACCTGCGCGAAGACGGTCTCTATGACCGAAAAGCGATGGGCGTGCTTGGCAAGCTGACCTCCGTCAAAGACCTTCCCTCTGACCGCGAATTCACGAAATACATCCGCTCCGCCGCTGCCGAGATCGAGACCGGCGCGCGCACCCAGAACTACTCGCGGCCCAGGAACGCCGCCCCCAAACCACCACCTGAGGTCCCACCCGCACTCACCGCTGCGCTCAAGAAGAACAAGGCAGCAGCTACCCAGTTTGCCGCCATGCCTCCCGGCTGCCAGCGCGAGTACTGCGAGTGGATCTCCGAAGCCAAGCGGGACGAAACCCGCGACAAGCGCGTTGCCACGGCCGTCGAGTGGATATCCGAGGGCAAACGCCGCAACTGGAAGTACGAAAACTGCTAG
- a CDS encoding FAD-dependent monooxygenase, protein MTVSNPTADLDAVILGGGPAGAAAAIELALAGRRVVLLERTLHAHHKVCGDFLSGEALSSLEALGLNVAALGAVPIHRVRLAGGFGVPSATLPFAAQSLTRRALDDALLRRASAAGALVLRGHTAQALHRSGNLWQVGVSGPSRSYTLSARHILLATGKHDLRGLPRPEGTHTDLVGLKMYLRLAPEQSDAIRDTIELALFRGGYGGLSLVEDTAGKRAEGDRANLCFVIQRSHVRDLGRDWSAITGVLTRNPHLRTRLAGAHPLLERPLAISPIPYGHLLRQAIAEDLFAIGDQAAVIPSFTGDGLAIALHSGRLAARALLAGHSSHEFHAELYGQLHRQISLATMLSRALVTQPQRSILSAAACVLPGVLRSVASCTRLASQHQVPAQPFPASHENTCTAA, encoded by the coding sequence ATGACCGTTTCGAATCCAACCGCCGATCTCGATGCCGTCATTCTCGGCGGGGGGCCGGCGGGCGCCGCCGCCGCCATCGAGCTCGCGCTGGCTGGTCGCCGTGTCGTACTGCTCGAGCGCACGCTGCACGCGCACCACAAAGTCTGCGGTGATTTTCTCTCCGGCGAAGCGCTCTCCAGCCTCGAGGCTCTCGGGCTCAACGTCGCCGCGCTTGGAGCTGTTCCCATTCACCGCGTCCGGCTCGCCGGCGGTTTCGGCGTTCCCTCTGCAACTCTCCCCTTCGCTGCGCAATCACTTACCCGTCGTGCGCTGGACGATGCGCTTCTGCGCCGCGCCTCTGCCGCCGGAGCGCTGGTCCTGCGCGGTCACACGGCCCAGGCGCTTCACCGCAGCGGCAATCTCTGGCAGGTCGGCGTCTCCGGCCCGAGCCGCAGCTACACGCTCAGCGCGCGGCACATTCTGCTCGCCACCGGCAAGCACGATCTCCGCGGGCTTCCTCGCCCTGAGGGCACGCACACCGATCTTGTCGGCCTCAAGATGTACCTGCGCCTCGCACCTGAGCAGAGCGACGCCATCCGGGACACGATTGAGCTCGCACTCTTCCGCGGCGGCTACGGCGGCCTTTCGCTGGTCGAAGACACTGCTGGAAAAAGAGCGGAAGGCGACAGGGCCAACCTGTGCTTCGTCATCCAGCGTAGTCACGTGCGCGACCTCGGCCGCGACTGGTCCGCCATCACTGGAGTCCTCACGCGAAACCCGCACCTTCGCACGCGCCTGGCCGGCGCACATCCGCTACTCGAGCGGCCGCTCGCGATCAGCCCGATCCCGTACGGGCATCTGCTGCGGCAAGCCATCGCCGAGGACCTCTTCGCCATCGGCGACCAGGCAGCGGTCATCCCGTCCTTCACCGGCGACGGCCTCGCAATCGCGCTGCACAGCGGACGCCTTGCCGCACGCGCCCTGCTCGCAGGTCACTCGTCCCACGAGTTTCATGCCGAGCTTTACGGCCAGCTTCACCGCCAGATTTCCCTCGCCACCATGCTCTCCCGTGCGCTGGTAACCCAGCCGCAACGCTCCATCCTCTCCGCGGCGGCGTGCGTCCTACCCGGCGTGCTCCGCTCCGTAGCCTCCTGCACTCGACTCGCCTCCCAGCACCAGGTTCCTGCGCAGCCGTTCCCGGCGTCGCACGAAAACACTTGCACGGCAGCGTGA
- a CDS encoding methyltransferase domain-containing protein, which yields MQPDSITPAPVTPLPELTYARRAEPAELPELMDQPCSYEEFRDCLRDLGEVNRITHAYKPTLEFLARVAKRHDTAQPLRILDVGCGGGDMLRTVALWAHERDLPVELTGIDLNPYSERAAREFGDRTSVASNARARELARWSGNITWLTADVFSYAPEVRPDVIISALFTHHLSSPEIVHFLRWSEQNARLGWFINDVHRSRRAAFLFRFLPIIFGWHHFIFHDGPVSLRRAFVPADWQRMLDEANISGAEIESHAMNRLCVARIRQVS from the coding sequence ATGCAGCCTGATTCCATCACGCCGGCCCCCGTCACTCCACTGCCCGAACTCACGTATGCCCGCCGCGCGGAGCCTGCCGAGCTGCCCGAGCTGATGGACCAGCCTTGCAGCTACGAAGAGTTCCGCGACTGCCTCCGCGACCTCGGCGAGGTGAACCGCATCACCCACGCATACAAGCCCACCCTGGAGTTCCTTGCCCGCGTGGCCAAACGCCACGACACCGCCCAGCCATTGCGCATCCTCGACGTCGGTTGCGGTGGCGGCGACATGCTGCGCACGGTCGCTCTCTGGGCCCATGAGCGCGATCTTCCCGTCGAGCTCACCGGCATCGATCTGAACCCTTACTCGGAGCGCGCGGCCCGTGAGTTTGGCGATAGAACCTCAGTCGCGTCCAACGCCCGCGCCCGCGAGCTTGCTCGCTGGAGTGGAAACATCACGTGGCTGACCGCAGACGTCTTCTCGTACGCGCCGGAAGTTCGGCCCGACGTCATCATCAGCGCGCTGTTCACGCACCATCTCAGCTCGCCCGAAATCGTGCATTTCCTGCGCTGGAGCGAGCAGAACGCCCGTCTCGGCTGGTTCATCAACGATGTGCACCGCAGCCGCCGCGCCGCATTCCTATTCCGCTTTCTCCCCATCATCTTCGGCTGGCACCACTTCATCTTCCACGACGGTCCGGTCTCGCTGCGCCGCGCGTTTGTTCCCGCCGACTGGCAGCGCATGCTTGATGAGGCAAACATTTCTGGTGCGGAAATCGAGTCGCACGCGATGAACCGCCTGTGCGTTGCGCGCATCCGACAAGTCTCATGA
- a CDS encoding type III polyketide synthase, with translation MNDVYLNRIATAVPDHDVHTAFVDFADNLLSESPDPRMRALFNRMASRSGIQHRYSILSPHRDAPEDHTSEFWINAHRFYTRGSFPDTSNRMEIFERFAPVLMRRAVDRLELTPAERRSITHVVVTTCTGLYAPGLDFDVVDHLGLCPSVERTMIGFMGCYAAINGLKTARHIIRSEPHARVLMVNLELCSLHLQESHDLEQVLSFLLFADGCAASILSAEPIGLALDSFRAVTIPETRELITWKIRGLGFDMFLSGQVPSAIAKGLESCSEDIVGPFTADDITLWGVHPGGRTILDGVERGLGLPPEALTSSRSVLERFGNMSSATVMFVLDDIMRTAQPGERGCAMSFGPGLTAETMLFHAA, from the coding sequence GTGAACGACGTTTACCTGAACCGCATCGCAACTGCTGTCCCCGACCACGACGTCCACACTGCGTTCGTAGACTTTGCCGACAACCTGCTCTCCGAGTCGCCCGACCCGCGCATGCGCGCCCTCTTCAACCGCATGGCTTCGCGATCGGGAATTCAGCACCGTTACTCCATCCTCTCGCCGCACCGCGACGCACCTGAAGATCACACCTCCGAGTTCTGGATCAACGCGCACCGCTTCTACACCCGCGGCAGCTTCCCCGACACCTCGAACCGCATGGAAATCTTCGAGCGCTTCGCTCCCGTGCTCATGCGCCGGGCCGTAGACCGCCTCGAGCTCACCCCCGCGGAGCGCCGCTCCATTACGCACGTCGTCGTCACCACCTGCACCGGTCTGTACGCGCCGGGACTGGACTTCGACGTCGTCGACCATCTCGGGCTCTGCCCCTCCGTCGAGCGCACCATGATCGGCTTCATGGGATGCTACGCCGCGATCAACGGCCTCAAAACGGCGCGTCACATCATCCGCTCCGAACCCCATGCGCGTGTCCTGATGGTGAACCTCGAGCTCTGTTCGCTGCACTTGCAGGAATCCCACGATCTCGAGCAGGTGCTCAGCTTCCTGCTGTTCGCCGACGGTTGCGCGGCCAGCATCCTCTCCGCCGAACCCATCGGGCTTGCGCTCGACAGCTTCCGCGCGGTCACGATCCCGGAGACGCGCGAGCTCATCACCTGGAAGATCCGCGGACTCGGCTTTGACATGTTCCTCTCCGGCCAGGTGCCTTCAGCAATCGCGAAGGGCCTCGAATCCTGCAGCGAGGACATCGTCGGCCCGTTCACCGCCGACGACATCACGCTCTGGGGCGTGCATCCTGGCGGCCGCACCATCCTCGACGGCGTGGAGCGCGGGCTAGGCCTTCCGCCGGAAGCCCTCACCTCCTCGCGCTCCGTACTCGAGCGCTTCGGCAACATGAGCTCTGCGACCGTCATGTTTGTTCTGGACGACATCATGCGCACCGCCCAACCTGGCGAACGCGGCTGTGCAATGAGCTTCGGCCCCGGCCTCACCGCAGAGACGATGCTCTTCCATGCAGCCTGA